Genomic DNA from Candidatus Omnitrophota bacterium:
GAGCCGGTAAAGCATCTCGCCCGGCTTCACCATCGCCTTCTGCACGACCATTTTTTCCGTGACGGTGCCTTTGATGGGAGAGAACAGCGTTAAGCGTTCGTGGATTTTTTTATTTTGCACCAGCTCGTCAACCTGTTCCTGCGTCAACCCCCAACGGAGGAGTTTTCGCGTAGACGATTCGACGAGGATGGAACTGCGTGTACTCTCCAAGGCGATCAGCATTTCCTGCTGCGCCACGACCAGGTCGGGACTGTAAATCTCCAATAGATGGTCACCCTGTTTCACCTCGACGCCGGTATAATCTACGAATAAACGCTCGACGTAACCCTCGACCCGGGCAGTGATGTTGGCCAGCCCGGTCTCATTGTATTGCACCTTGCCGACCGCGCGAATCTCGCGGCTCAGTTTGCGGCGCTGGACCAAAACGGTTTCCACGCTCGCCATTGCGCGGGCGTGTTCGGACAGTTCCAGCATCGAACCTTCCGATTCGTAAATCGGCACCATGTCCATCCCCATACTGTCCTTGCGAGGCGTCTGGCTGACTTCGCCAGGCATCATGGTGGACCGGTAGGACGTGATTTTGCGTGAAACGGTCTTTTCCCCCGTCCCGTCGTTTGTGGTCACCGCCGTGCCTGGCGTGGGCGCTTCTTTTGCGTGCCCGGTGTGGTCTGGACGGGAAGCCTCGTTCTCGCGCGAAGAGTATGGAAAGAACAGAAATGCGCCGAGGACAGCGACGGCCACCACCGCCAGGGCAATGAGAATATTTCGTTTTATGAAAATACTTTTAAAGTTCATCGCTTCCTTTCCTTTCCAAGAGCAGCATTGGGTGATAACACGGGTGCGTTGGTCGGCGGCACGCCCAGGATGAGCAACGACAGTTCCGCCAAAGCCAGTTCGCGCTGGAGGAGGAATTCGACTTCCGACAATTGAAAATCGAGGAGCGTCCGCTCGGCATCAATCACATTGAGAAAATCTACCTTGCCGCCGACATAGCCTGATTGAGCGACTTCCAGCGACTGTCGGGCCATGGGCAGCAACCGCTCGTTTAGCAGTTCGAGATTGCGACTGGCTTCGCGGAACATAAATGACTTCTCCGCGAATTCCACCGCGAGCGCGATTTGCTCCGCCGAGAGTCGCGCCTCCGCCGCGCGCTTGCCAGCCTGCGCTCCCGCAATCTGTGCCGTAA
This window encodes:
- a CDS encoding efflux RND transporter periplasmic adaptor subunit — protein: MNFKSIFIKRNILIALAVVAVAVLGAFLFFPYSSRENEASRPDHTGHAKEAPTPGTAVTTNDGTGEKTVSRKITSYRSTMMPGEVSQTPRKDSMGMDMVPIYESEGSMLELSEHARAMASVETVLVQRRKLSREIRAVGKVQYNETGLANITARVEGYVERLFVDYTGVEVKQGDHLLEIYSPDLVVAQQEMLIALESTRSSILVESSTRKLLRWGLTQEQVDELVQNKKIHERLTLFSPIKGTVTEKMVVQKAMVKPGEMLYRLANLESVWVYLDIYEYELPWVQYGQMVEIKSEAVPGQSFTARVWFISPVLNEETRTVKVLLNINNMENKLKPGMYVTAVIHAELLADGKPAPSGFEGQWSCPMHPLVLQPQAGQCPVCKMTLVQIPGTPASVKPEGDQLLLAVPVTAVLDSGVRKLVYVEKSKGQFVSMEIETGPRTDDSYPVLSGLSEGDKVVTRGNFLLDSQFQIRGLPSLFYKEGQAAGASHQHGGAASAPPANEASSALPASSSGAEEHQQHTPQQKQRKE